From Pseudoleptotrichia goodfellowii, a single genomic window includes:
- a CDS encoding HipA domain-containing protein: MEIKDYTGFKEGNKFYGGNAGHKISIIENGVKWLLKFPKSTYNLENVDMSYTSAPLSEYIGSKIYEILGHDVHETKLGIYDSKLVVACKDFTTKDYDFFELHEVKNSYLGKNEAKREYIMRKSKTSRDEVNLEELLFVLDNYEKLTKIPGIKERFWDMFVIDNFINNNDRHNGNWGILSNESGMKLAPVYDNGAGFFLKHDTNKIKKILSDEERFNQIVENGRTPYIYDGKKIDSSTVIKKLSFEKGENIAENMDLKKAVLRNVPKIELNRIFKLIDEIPEKEKGIKVMSDLEKVFYKKFLKERYEKILLPSYERIVNSKK; the protein is encoded by the coding sequence ATGGAAATAAAAGATTACACAGGCTTTAAAGAGGGAAATAAATTTTATGGAGGAAATGCAGGTCATAAAATAAGCATAATAGAAAATGGAGTAAAATGGTTGCTAAAGTTTCCTAAGAGTACATATAATTTAGAAAATGTTGATATGTCATATACTTCAGCACCTTTATCAGAATATATAGGTAGCAAAATATATGAAATTTTAGGACATGATGTTCATGAAACTAAGTTGGGAATATACGACAGTAAATTAGTTGTTGCCTGTAAAGATTTTACAACAAAAGATTATGACTTTTTTGAATTGCACGAAGTGAAAAATAGTTATTTAGGAAAAAATGAAGCTAAAAGAGAGTATATAATGAGAAAAAGTAAAACAAGTAGAGATGAGGTAAATTTGGAAGAATTGCTATTTGTTTTAGATAATTATGAGAAATTAACTAAAATTCCCGGAATAAAAGAAAGGTTTTGGGATATGTTTGTAATAGATAATTTTATAAATAATAATGATAGACATAATGGAAATTGGGGTATTCTTTCAAATGAATCGGGAATGAAATTAGCACCTGTATATGATAACGGAGCCGGTTTCTTTTTAAAACATGATACAAATAAAATTAAGAAAATTTTATCTGATGAAGAGAGATTTAATCAGATAGTAGAAAATGGGAGAACGCCGTATATTTATGACGGAAAAAAGATAGATTCTTCAACAGTTATAAAAAAATTATCTTTTGAAAAGGGAGAAAACATAGCAGAAAATATGGATTTAAAAAAAGCTGTTTTAAGAAACGTTCCTAAAATTGAATTAAATAGAATATTTAAATTGATAGATGAGATTCCTGAAAAGGAAAAAGGAATAAAAGTTATGTCGGATTTAGAAAAAGTTTTTTATAAAAAATTTTTAAAAGAAAGATATGAGAAAATATTATTACCAAGTTACGAAAGAATAGTAAATAGTAAAAAATAA
- a CDS encoding tRNA dihydrouridine synthase, translated as MKIYISPMAGYTDYSYRKILKKFNPDLLFTEMVSAHLLNENDEATEKELLKCDDKENEGVQVFGNDKNELIKAFLKLENKGFKNLNLNMGCPQTKIIKNGAGSALLPQTDFVDSLLSELKSKLSDKTKLSIKIRIGYRDFSSPELYIDLANKYNLDFICIHGRTREQLYNGKADWDIVSELSNRPRKIDFIGNGDLFEAKDIVSLIKKSNLDGIMLSRGIIGNPWLISQIRELLNLGEITTFPDFDTVKNAVLEHISYLEENKGKIVAALEINKYLQPYFKRFETEDLKNNLKEIIIERDIDKKIKDIEKL; from the coding sequence ATGAAAATATATATTTCTCCTATGGCAGGATATACAGACTACTCATACAGAAAAATACTGAAAAAATTTAATCCCGATTTACTTTTTACCGAAATGGTAAGTGCTCATTTATTAAACGAAAATGATGAAGCTACTGAAAAAGAGCTTTTAAAATGTGACGATAAAGAAAATGAAGGCGTTCAGGTATTCGGTAATGATAAAAACGAACTTATAAAAGCTTTTCTGAAACTTGAAAATAAAGGCTTTAAAAATCTTAATCTGAATATGGGATGCCCTCAGACAAAAATCATAAAAAACGGTGCAGGATCGGCATTATTGCCTCAAACAGATTTTGTTGACAGTTTATTATCCGAACTGAAAAGTAAATTAAGTGATAAAACAAAACTTTCCATAAAAATACGTATTGGCTATCGAGATTTTTCTTCTCCTGAATTATACATTGACTTGGCAAATAAATATAATCTTGATTTTATCTGTATTCACGGGAGAACTCGGGAACAGTTATATAACGGAAAAGCTGATTGGGATATTGTTTCAGAACTTAGCAATCGTCCCCGAAAAATTGATTTCATAGGAAATGGAGATTTATTTGAGGCAAAAGACATCGTTTCTCTTATAAAAAAATCAAATCTTGACGGAATAATGCTTTCACGTGGAATTATCGGAAATCCATGGCTTATTTCTCAAATAAGAGAATTGTTAAATTTGGGAGAAATAACAACTTTTCCTGATTTTGATACTGTTAAAAATGCTGTTCTTGAGCATATTTCCTATTTGGAAGAAAATAAAGGTAAAATAGTTGCCGCTCTTGAAATTAATAAATATTTACAACCTTATTTTAAAAGGTTTGAAACGGAAGATTTAAAAAACAACTTGAAAGAAATTATTATTGAAAGGGACATTGATAAAAAAATTAAAGATATTGAAAAACTTTAA
- a CDS encoding OmpA family protein, whose translation MKRIFALLMIVLLVAVSCTTAPDGTKKVSKTGVGAGIGAAAGAVLGQAIGKDTKGTLIGTAGGAAVGAVIGNIFDRQEKELKNRLDGSGVKVERTGEGEIKLTAPENITFDTNSSVIKSRFTGSLNSVADVLKKYPDSNIIVSGHTDSTGNDSINNPLSVNRAASVKSYLVGAGVPSSRITSVGYGSKEPIASNSTANGRAQNRRVEIKIVAK comes from the coding sequence ATGAAAAGAATATTTGCATTATTAATGATAGTTTTATTAGTGGCAGTTTCATGTACAACAGCACCTGACGGCACGAAAAAAGTGAGCAAAACAGGTGTCGGAGCAGGAATAGGAGCAGCTGCAGGGGCTGTATTGGGACAGGCAATAGGAAAAGATACTAAAGGAACACTGATCGGAACTGCAGGAGGAGCGGCTGTCGGAGCAGTGATAGGAAATATATTCGACAGACAGGAAAAAGAGCTTAAAAACAGATTGGACGGATCGGGAGTAAAAGTAGAAAGAACGGGAGAAGGAGAAATCAAACTTACAGCACCTGAGAATATTACATTTGATACAAACAGCAGTGTAATTAAATCAAGATTTACAGGCTCTCTAAATTCTGTTGCAGATGTATTGAAAAAATATCCCGACTCAAATATAATAGTTTCCGGACATACTGACAGTACAGGAAATGACTCCATTAATAATCCTTTATCAGTAAACAGAGCGGCATCGGTTAAATCATACCTGGTAGGAGCAGGAGTTCCAAGTTCAAGAATAACTTCGGTAGGATATGGAAGTAAAGAGCCTATCGCAAGTAATTCTACTGCAAACGGAAGAGCTCAAAACAGAAGAGTTGAAATAAAAATAGTAGCTAAATAA
- a CDS encoding DUF1294 domain-containing protein yields MQKTFIIISLILINIITFLLFVIDKRKAERHQWRIPETTLLGFSLIGGALGGIIGMMLYHHKVRKPHFYIGLPMILIIQISLYLNFFQI; encoded by the coding sequence ATGCAAAAAACTTTTATAATAATATCTCTGATATTAATAAATATTATAACTTTTCTATTATTTGTAATTGACAAACGCAAAGCAGAACGACATCAATGGCGTATTCCCGAAACTACGTTATTGGGATTTTCATTAATCGGAGGAGCATTAGGCGGAATAATCGGAATGATGCTTTATCATCATAAAGTGAGAAAGCCGCATTTTTACATAGGTTTGCCGATGATACTGATTATACAGATTTCTTTATATCTAAATTTCTTTCAAATATAA
- the ilvD gene encoding dihydroxy-acid dehydratase: MARSNNLTKGAARAPHRSLLKGLGFTSDEMNKPLIGIANSFNEIIPGHVHLKTLVQAVKDGIRNAGGVPMEFNTIGICDGLAMNHIGMKYSLVTRNIIADSIEATAMATPFDALVFIPNCDKVVPGMLIAAARLNIPSLFISGGAMLAGVYKGKKVGLSNVFEAVGEYEAGLITRKELNMVEDMACPTCGSCSGMYTANTMNCLTEALGMGLPGNGTVPAVFSERIRLAKKAGMQIVEVLKKDLRPKDIMTREAFENAVAVDMALGGSSNTALHLPAIAHEAGVKLTLDDFNEIAKKTPQLCKLSPSGEYFIEDLYRAGGVTGVMKRMYENGRLHGDAKTVALETQAELVKGAYINDEDVIKPWNKPTYETGGIAVLKGNLAPDGSVVKEGAVDREMLVHSGPAKVFNNEEDAVEAIRGGKIVAGDVVVIRYEGPKGGPGMREMLAPTAMIAGMGLDKDVALITDGRFSGATRGASIGHVSPEAASGGTIGVVKDGDIIEIDIPQRKLNVKLSDEEIAERKAQMEPFKIEVKGYLKKYAMHVSSAAEGAIEILD, from the coding sequence ATGGCAAGAAGTAACAATTTAACAAAAGGAGCGGCAAGAGCTCCGCACAGGTCACTGTTGAAAGGACTGGGATTTACAAGCGATGAAATGAACAAACCTCTGATAGGAATTGCAAATTCCTTTAACGAAATAATACCGGGGCATGTTCATTTGAAAACACTGGTGCAGGCTGTAAAAGACGGTATAAGAAATGCAGGCGGAGTGCCTATGGAATTTAATACTATAGGTATTTGTGACGGGCTTGCAATGAATCATATAGGAATGAAATATTCTCTTGTAACGAGAAATATAATAGCCGATTCCATAGAGGCAACGGCAATGGCTACGCCCTTTGATGCGTTAGTATTTATACCGAATTGTGATAAAGTCGTTCCGGGAATGCTTATCGCAGCGGCAAGACTGAATATACCTTCATTGTTTATAAGCGGAGGAGCTATGCTTGCGGGTGTGTACAAAGGGAAAAAAGTCGGATTAAGTAACGTTTTTGAAGCTGTGGGAGAGTATGAAGCGGGACTTATAACAAGAAAAGAACTGAATATGGTAGAAGATATGGCTTGTCCTACATGCGGCTCATGTTCGGGAATGTATACTGCAAATACAATGAACTGCCTTACAGAAGCATTGGGAATGGGACTTCCCGGGAACGGAACAGTGCCGGCAGTATTTTCCGAGAGAATAAGACTGGCTAAAAAAGCCGGAATGCAAATTGTGGAAGTGTTGAAAAAAGATTTGAGACCGAAAGATATTATGACAAGAGAGGCCTTTGAAAATGCCGTGGCTGTGGATATGGCATTGGGAGGATCGTCAAATACGGCATTGCATTTGCCGGCGATAGCACATGAAGCGGGAGTGAAATTGACACTGGACGATTTTAACGAAATTGCCAAGAAAACACCTCAATTATGTAAACTTTCACCGTCGGGAGAATATTTTATAGAGGACTTATACAGAGCGGGCGGAGTTACAGGAGTAATGAAAAGAATGTATGAAAACGGAAGGCTGCACGGAGATGCCAAAACGGTAGCATTGGAAACACAGGCAGAACTTGTAAAAGGTGCTTATATAAATGATGAAGATGTAATCAAACCTTGGAATAAACCTACTTATGAAACAGGAGGAATAGCTGTACTCAAAGGGAATCTGGCTCCTGACGGCTCGGTTGTAAAAGAAGGGGCCGTTGACAGAGAAATGCTTGTCCATTCGGGACCTGCAAAAGTATTTAACAATGAAGAAGACGCTGTTGAAGCTATCAGAGGAGGAAAAATAGTCGCAGGAGATGTGGTAGTTATAAGATATGAAGGACCTAAGGGAGGACCGGGGATGAGAGAAATGCTTGCTCCTACTGCTATGATAGCAGGAATGGGACTTGATAAAGATGTCGCACTTATAACTGACGGAAGATTTTCGGGAGCTACGAGAGGAGCTTCAATAGGACATGTTTCTCCCGAAGCTGCATCAGGCGGAACAATCGGTGTAGTAAAAGACGGTGATATAATAGAAATAGATATTCCTCAAAGAAAATTGAACGTAAAATTATCTGATGAGGAAATAGCTGAAAGAAAAGCTCAAATGGAGCCATTTAAAATAGAAGTGAAAGGTTATTTGAAGAAGTATGCGATGCATGTATCATCAGCTGCGGAGGGTGCTATAGAAATTCTTGATTAA
- the ilvA gene encoding threonine ammonia-lyase, with amino-acid sequence MHKLYDFMEARERVGTVIVKTKLIHSNVFSEEAGNDVYIKPENLQVTGSFKVRGAYNKMSKLTEEEKKKGIIASSAGNHAQGVALAAQKLGIKAVIVMPKHTPLIKVEATKKYGAEVILSGEVYDEAYQKALELQEKEGYVFIHPFNDEDVIEGQGTIALEVLEELPDADIVMVPLGGGGLISGVAAAAKLKNPQIKIIGVEPEGAASAKASIDKDEVVELKEASTIADGAAVKKIGNIDFDYIKKYVDEIITVSDYELMEAFLLLVEKHKIVAENAGILSIAGLKKLKDKNKKVISILSGGNIDVLTISSMINKGLVVRGRIFKFSVDLPDKPGQLVAVSQILAKENANVIRLDHNQFKNLDRFHEVELQVTVETNGEEHIKKIIESFKKEGYVVKRLNSRETMEE; translated from the coding sequence ATGCACAAATTATATGATTTTATGGAAGCAAGAGAAAGAGTGGGGACGGTCATTGTAAAGACTAAACTTATTCACAGTAATGTTTTTTCTGAAGAAGCCGGAAATGATGTATATATAAAGCCGGAAAATCTTCAGGTGACAGGATCGTTTAAAGTTAGAGGGGCTTACAACAAAATGTCCAAATTGACAGAAGAAGAAAAGAAAAAAGGTATCATAGCTTCTTCGGCGGGAAATCATGCTCAGGGTGTGGCTCTTGCAGCTCAAAAACTGGGGATAAAAGCAGTTATAGTAATGCCTAAGCATACTCCTCTTATAAAAGTGGAAGCGACAAAAAAATACGGAGCAGAAGTTATTCTCTCGGGAGAAGTATATGATGAAGCATATCAGAAGGCTTTAGAGCTTCAGGAGAAAGAAGGATATGTTTTTATTCATCCTTTTAATGACGAAGATGTAATAGAAGGACAGGGAACGATAGCTCTTGAAGTATTGGAAGAGTTGCCTGATGCGGATATAGTAATGGTACCTTTAGGTGGAGGAGGACTTATTTCGGGAGTTGCTGCAGCGGCGAAACTGAAAAATCCTCAAATAAAAATAATAGGAGTAGAGCCTGAAGGGGCGGCAAGTGCCAAAGCTTCTATTGATAAAGATGAAGTAGTCGAACTTAAAGAAGCCAGTACGATTGCAGACGGAGCAGCGGTGAAAAAAATCGGAAATATTGATTTTGATTATATAAAAAAATATGTCGACGAGATTATAACGGTGTCCGATTATGAATTGATGGAAGCATTTCTGTTATTGGTAGAGAAACATAAAATTGTAGCTGAAAATGCCGGGATTTTATCAATAGCAGGATTGAAAAAGCTGAAAGACAAAAACAAAAAGGTTATATCTATATTAAGTGGCGGAAATATTGATGTTTTGACAATTTCGTCAATGATAAATAAAGGATTGGTAGTAAGGGGAAGAATATTCAAATTTTCTGTTGATTTACCTGATAAGCCGGGACAACTGGTGGCAGTATCGCAAATTTTGGCAAAAGAAAATGCCAATGTAATAAGGCTTGATCATAATCAGTTTAAAAATCTTGATAGATTTCACGAAGTGGAATTACAGGTAACGGTAGAAACAAACGGGGAAGAACATATTAAAAAAATTATAGAAAGCTTTAAAAAAGAGGGATACGTAGTAAAAAGACTTAATTCTCGTGAAACAATGGAAGAATAG
- the ilvB gene encoding biosynthetic-type acetolactate synthase large subunit: MSIEIINGARILLECLHRIGVTDIFGYPGGAVIPIYDEIYKYDGINHYFARHEQGAAHEADGYARVSGKIGVCLATSGPGATNLVTGIMTAHMDSIPMLAITGQVSSSLLGKDAFQESDIVGITVPITKMNYLVQDIKNLPRIIKEAYYIATTGRPGPVLIDIPKDIQLQEITYEEFNKLYEKDFKLEGYDPTYKGHQGQIKRALKLIKEAKKPLIIAGAGVLKAKASEELREFADKTQTPVAMTLLGLGTFPGDHELSLGMLGMHGTVYANYATDEADLVIAAGIRFDDRITGNPDTFCPKAKIIHIDIDPAEIGKNKDIDVPIVGDLKNVLTEINKEIGKLSHSEWIEKVKGWKNEYPLVYRKVSEDKLIPQEVLEELNNILKGDAIIVTDVGQHQMWTAQFMTYQNPDSIVTSGGAGTMGFGLPAAIGAQVAMPDKKVVLIVGDGGFQMTFQELMLIRQYKLPVKVLIINNSFLGMVRQWQEIFNDKRYSFVDLTYNPDFMKIGEAYGIKTVKIENKEELKNKMEELIKSDEGIVINCIVEKEENVYPMIPAGTSVAQMVGKRGVLEDE; the protein is encoded by the coding sequence ATGAGTATTGAAATAATTAACGGAGCGAGAATATTGTTGGAATGCCTTCACAGAATCGGAGTAACGGATATTTTCGGATACCCGGGAGGTGCGGTAATTCCTATTTATGATGAGATTTATAAGTATGACGGAATAAATCATTATTTTGCCAGACATGAGCAGGGAGCAGCACATGAGGCTGACGGATATGCCAGAGTTTCAGGGAAAATTGGAGTATGTCTTGCCACGTCGGGACCCGGAGCGACAAATCTTGTTACGGGAATAATGACAGCACATATGGATTCTATTCCAATGCTTGCAATCACAGGGCAAGTAAGCAGTTCGCTATTAGGAAAAGACGCATTTCAGGAAAGTGATATAGTAGGGATAACGGTGCCTATAACAAAAATGAATTATCTGGTGCAGGATATAAAAAACTTGCCGAGAATAATAAAAGAAGCATATTATATAGCAACAACAGGAAGACCGGGACCTGTACTCATAGATATTCCTAAAGACATTCAATTACAGGAAATAACATATGAAGAATTTAACAAATTATACGAAAAAGATTTTAAACTGGAAGGCTACGATCCTACATATAAGGGGCATCAGGGACAGATAAAAAGAGCGTTAAAACTGATAAAAGAAGCAAAGAAACCTTTAATAATAGCAGGAGCGGGCGTTCTAAAAGCAAAGGCTTCAGAAGAATTAAGAGAGTTTGCCGATAAGACGCAAACGCCTGTAGCTATGACTTTACTCGGATTGGGAACTTTTCCCGGCGATCATGAGCTATCTTTGGGAATGCTTGGAATGCACGGAACAGTTTATGCCAATTATGCCACAGATGAAGCTGATCTCGTAATTGCAGCAGGGATAAGATTTGATGACAGAATTACGGGGAATCCCGACACATTCTGTCCTAAAGCAAAAATTATACATATAGATATTGACCCGGCGGAAATAGGCAAAAATAAGGATATAGATGTGCCGATTGTCGGAGATTTGAAAAATGTGTTGACAGAAATTAATAAGGAAATCGGTAAATTAAGTCACAGTGAATGGATCGAAAAAGTGAAAGGCTGGAAGAATGAGTATCCGCTTGTTTACAGAAAAGTATCCGAAGATAAACTTATACCTCAGGAAGTACTGGAAGAGTTGAATAATATTCTGAAAGGGGATGCAATCATAGTAACCGATGTAGGACAGCATCAAATGTGGACAGCACAGTTTATGACTTATCAGAATCCTGACTCTATTGTTACATCGGGAGGAGCAGGAACTATGGGATTCGGATTACCTGCCGCAATAGGAGCTCAAGTGGCTATGCCTGATAAAAAGGTTGTGTTGATAGTAGGAGACGGAGGTTTTCAAATGACTTTTCAGGAACTTATGCTCATAAGACAGTATAAACTTCCTGTGAAAGTGTTGATTATAAATAATTCCTTCCTTGGAATGGTAAGACAGTGGCAGGAAATATTTAATGATAAAAGATATTCTTTTGTAGATCTGACTTATAATCCCGACTTTATGAAAATAGGTGAAGCCTACGGGATAAAAACAGTAAAAATTGAAAATAAAGAAGAATTAAAAAATAAAATGGAAGAACTTATAAAATCTGATGAAGGTATAGTAATAAACTGTATTGTTGAAAAAGAAGAAAATGTGTATCCTATGATACCTGCAGGAACAAGTGTGGCACAAATGGTAGGTAAGAGAGGGGTGTTGGAAGATGAATAA
- the ilvN gene encoding acetolactate synthase small subunit, whose translation MNKEHEILIIAKNTNGIVARIMSLFNRRGYFVNKMTAGVTNKTGYARLTLTVAGDEKSLDQIQKQVYKIVDVVKVKVFPANGVIRRELMLIKVKSDSDTRSQIVQIADIYRGKVLDVSPTSLIIELTGDVQKLRGFVEIMRDYGILEMAKTGVTAMSRGEKL comes from the coding sequence ATGAATAAAGAGCATGAAATTCTAATAATAGCAAAAAATACTAACGGAATAGTTGCCAGAATAATGTCATTATTTAACAGAAGGGGATATTTTGTAAATAAAATGACTGCAGGGGTGACCAATAAAACAGGTTATGCGAGATTGACACTGACTGTAGCGGGAGATGAAAAGTCTCTTGACCAGATACAGAAACAGGTGTATAAAATAGTTGACGTAGTAAAAGTAAAAGTATTTCCTGCGAACGGAGTTATAAGAAGGGAACTTATGCTTATTAAAGTTAAATCGGACAGTGACACAAGATCGCAAATAGTTCAGATAGCTGATATTTATAGAGGAAAAGTGCTGGATGTGTCGCCTACTTCTCTTATAATAGAACTTACAGGGGATGTCCAAAAATTAAGAGGATTCGTGGAAATAATGAGAGATTACGGAATACTTGAAATGGCTAAAACAGGAGTTACGGCAATGAGTAGAGGAGAGAAATTGTAG